One genomic segment of Pandoraea sputorum includes these proteins:
- the argG gene encoding argininosuccinate synthase, producing the protein MTTILQHIPTGQRVGIAFSGGLDTSAALLWMRQKGAIPYAYTANLGQPDEPDYEEIPRRAMGYGAENARLVDCRAQLVAEGIAALQSGAFHISTAGVTYFNTTPIGRAVTGTMLVAAMKEDGVNIWGDGSTYKGNDIERFYRYGLLTNPSLQIYKPWLDQTFIDELGGRKEMSEFLIANGFDYKMSVEKAYSTDSNMLGATHEAKDLEHLNSGIKIVQPIMGVPFWRDDCAIKAEEVTVRFEEGQPVALNGKTFANAVELFEEANRIGGRHGLGMSDQIENRIIEAKSRGIYEAPGLALLFIAYERLVTGIHNEDTIEQYRENGRRLGRLLYQGRWFDPQAIMLRETAQRWVARAVTGEVTIELRRGNDYSLLNTTSPNLTYKPERLTMEKGDSVFTPLDRIGQLTMRTLDIVDTREKLMTYAKAGLLTSTSDDALPQLEGKKD; encoded by the coding sequence ATGACCACGATTCTGCAACACATTCCCACGGGACAACGGGTCGGCATCGCCTTTTCGGGCGGTCTCGACACCAGCGCTGCGCTGCTTTGGATGCGCCAAAAGGGCGCGATTCCCTACGCTTACACGGCCAATCTGGGTCAGCCGGACGAACCCGACTACGAGGAAATCCCGCGTCGCGCGATGGGTTACGGTGCCGAGAACGCCCGCCTGGTCGACTGCCGTGCGCAACTCGTGGCCGAAGGCATTGCCGCCCTGCAATCGGGCGCGTTCCACATCTCGACGGCCGGTGTCACGTACTTCAACACCACGCCGATTGGCCGCGCCGTCACGGGCACGATGCTTGTGGCTGCCATGAAGGAAGATGGCGTCAATATCTGGGGTGATGGCAGCACGTACAAGGGCAATGACATCGAGCGCTTCTATCGCTACGGTCTCTTGACCAACCCGAGCCTGCAAATCTACAAGCCGTGGCTGGACCAGACGTTCATCGACGAACTCGGTGGTCGCAAGGAAATGTCGGAATTCCTGATCGCCAACGGCTTCGATTACAAGATGTCGGTCGAGAAGGCCTATTCGACGGACTCGAACATGCTTGGCGCGACGCACGAAGCCAAGGATCTGGAACACCTCAACTCGGGCATCAAGATCGTTCAGCCGATCATGGGCGTGCCGTTCTGGCGCGACGATTGCGCGATCAAGGCTGAAGAAGTCACCGTGCGCTTCGAAGAAGGCCAGCCGGTCGCGCTCAACGGCAAGACGTTTGCCAACGCCGTCGAACTGTTCGAAGAAGCCAACCGCATCGGCGGCCGTCACGGCCTGGGCATGAGCGACCAGATCGAGAACCGCATCATCGAAGCCAAGAGCCGCGGCATCTACGAAGCTCCGGGCCTCGCGCTGCTGTTCATCGCTTATGAGCGCCTCGTGACCGGCATCCATAACGAAGACACGATCGAGCAGTACCGCGAGAACGGCCGCCGTCTGGGCCGTCTGCTCTATCAGGGCCGCTGGTTCGACCCGCAAGCGATCATGCTGCGCGAGACGGCTCAACGTTGGGTGGCCCGCGCCGTGACCGGCGAAGTGACCATCGAACTGCGCCGTGGTAACGACTACTCGCTGCTGAACACGACCTCGCCGAACCTGACGTACAAGCCCGAGCGCCTGACGATGGAAAAGGGCGACTCTGTCTTCACGCCGCTCGACCGTATCGGTCAGCTCACGATGCGTACGCTCGACATCGTCGACACGCGCGAGAAGCTGATGACGTACGCCAAGGCCGGTCTGCTGACGTCGACCAGCGACGACGCACTGCCGCAGCTCGAAGGCAAGAAGGACTAA
- a CDS encoding ATP-dependent helicase — translation MSEQPSAAARDPWAELNDRQREAVDFGVDDDGAPGGPLLVIAGAGSGKTSTLAHRVANLIVRGADPNRILLLTFSRRAAGEMERRVGAVLQKVLGLSSTQPPSLPWAGTFHAIGARLLRDFAPRIGLSEAFTIHDRSDAEDLLGLVRHDLGFSATQSRFPLKGTCLSIYSRVVNSQAPLAEVLARHFPWCAQWEAQLKQLFGGYVDAKQAQHVLDYDDLLLYWAETMGAPELARELDARFDHVLVDEYQDTNRLQAQILLSMKPDGRGLTVVGDDAQSIYAFRAATIRNILDFPGQFAEPAHVVTLERNYRSTQPILDASNAVIAESNERYAKALWTDRLSDRLPQLVNVSDESGQARWVADQVLAQRETGTRLTQQAVLFRTGSHSAALELELTRRNIPFVKFGGLKFLEAAHVKDMLSILRWAHNPASRLSGFRVAQLIPGIGPVSATRLLDAMAQSATPAQVLAEFKPPSGAATQWRAFVEVFMTLHDTRLAWPADVDLALRWYAPLLTQRFDDAAVRQADLEQLARIANTYGSREQFLTELTLDPPDATSAQSGPPLLDEDYLILSTIHSAKGQEWHSVYVLNVVDGCIPSDMSTGDDEDIEEERRLLYVAMTRAKESLQLVVPQRFYVHQQTGLGDRHVYGTRSRFVSDKMLPLYDIFPKPREDDVPRGPVGDVTVHIDVARKLRNAWS, via the coding sequence ATGTCAGAACAGCCGTCCGCCGCCGCCCGCGATCCTTGGGCCGAACTCAACGACCGTCAGCGTGAAGCCGTCGACTTCGGTGTGGACGACGATGGTGCGCCTGGCGGGCCGTTGCTCGTGATTGCCGGGGCGGGGTCGGGCAAGACGAGTACGCTCGCGCACCGGGTCGCGAATCTGATCGTGCGTGGTGCCGATCCCAATCGAATCCTGCTGCTTACGTTCTCGCGTCGTGCCGCTGGCGAAATGGAGCGTCGCGTGGGGGCCGTGTTGCAGAAGGTACTGGGGCTGTCGTCGACACAACCGCCGTCGCTGCCGTGGGCCGGTACGTTTCACGCGATTGGCGCACGGTTGCTGCGCGATTTCGCCCCACGTATCGGGCTGTCGGAAGCGTTCACCATTCATGACCGCAGCGACGCCGAGGATCTGCTCGGGCTGGTGCGGCACGATCTGGGTTTTTCCGCGACGCAGTCGCGTTTCCCGCTCAAAGGCACGTGTCTGTCGATCTACTCGCGCGTGGTGAACAGTCAGGCACCGCTCGCCGAAGTGCTCGCCAGGCACTTCCCGTGGTGTGCGCAATGGGAAGCGCAACTCAAGCAGCTTTTCGGCGGTTATGTCGACGCGAAACAAGCGCAGCATGTGCTTGATTACGACGACCTGCTGCTGTATTGGGCTGAGACGATGGGTGCGCCGGAACTGGCTCGTGAGCTTGACGCCCGCTTCGATCATGTACTCGTCGACGAGTATCAGGACACCAACCGCTTGCAGGCGCAGATTCTTCTCTCGATGAAACCGGACGGGCGTGGCTTGACGGTCGTGGGCGACGATGCGCAGTCGATCTACGCGTTTCGCGCGGCGACGATCCGCAACATTCTCGATTTCCCGGGTCAGTTTGCCGAGCCGGCGCACGTGGTGACGCTGGAGCGCAATTATCGGTCGACGCAGCCGATTCTCGATGCGTCCAATGCGGTGATCGCCGAGTCGAACGAGCGCTACGCGAAGGCGTTGTGGACGGACCGGCTATCGGACCGGTTGCCGCAACTTGTCAACGTGAGCGACGAATCGGGGCAGGCGCGTTGGGTCGCGGATCAGGTGCTGGCGCAACGTGAGACCGGCACGCGACTCACGCAACAGGCGGTGCTGTTTCGCACGGGGAGTCACAGCGCGGCGCTGGAGCTGGAACTCACGCGTCGCAATATTCCCTTCGTGAAGTTCGGTGGGTTGAAGTTTCTCGAAGCGGCCCACGTGAAGGACATGCTGTCGATCTTGCGATGGGCGCATAACCCGGCCAGCCGGTTGTCGGGTTTTCGCGTTGCGCAGTTGATCCCCGGCATCGGGCCGGTGAGCGCCACGCGCTTGCTCGATGCCATGGCCCAGTCCGCGACACCCGCGCAGGTGCTGGCCGAGTTCAAGCCACCGTCGGGTGCCGCCACGCAGTGGCGAGCGTTCGTCGAAGTCTTCATGACGTTGCACGACACGCGGCTGGCGTGGCCTGCAGACGTGGATCTGGCGCTGCGCTGGTACGCACCGCTGCTCACCCAACGTTTCGACGATGCCGCCGTGCGTCAGGCCGATCTCGAACAACTCGCGCGCATCGCCAACACGTACGGCTCGCGCGAGCAATTCCTGACCGAGCTGACGCTCGACCCACCCGATGCCACGAGCGCACAATCCGGTCCGCCGCTCCTCGACGAGGATTACCTGATCCTGTCGACGATTCACAGCGCCAAGGGGCAGGAGTGGCATTCGGTGTACGTGCTCAACGTGGTCGATGGCTGTATCCCCTCCGATATGAGCACCGGGGACGACGAAGACATCGAGGAAGAGCGACGTCTGCTTTACGTGGCGATGACGCGTGCAAAAGAGTCGCTGCAACTCGTTGTGCCGCAGCGGTTCTACGTCCATCAGCAAACCGGTCTGGGCGATCGCCATGTGTACGGCACGCGCAGCCGTTTCGTGTCCGACAAGATGCTGCCGCTGTACGATATTTTCCCGAAGCCGCGCGAGGACGATGTGCCGCGCGGGCCGGTCGGCGACGTCACGGTGCACATCGACGTCGCGAGGAAGCTTCGCAATGCCTGGTCCTGA
- a CDS encoding bestrophin-like domain → MVDQMTLLPTGLLLVGMALGTAVLAVAVAWLARVVLFDRLADPTEVRGTVADVVHGSLLAFIVFVLAHVLTDVRANLGHADDQALHEASVVRRLDRELKAVGDADAQSARVLLRGYVSSAVTDEWKTLSTSDPDLSPDTEAALTAFVGATRRVIARHEDSASSIRTLLDRLEEARQGRFENATKTVPGVFWWVISLFMLAAMAMNGRYPGSWKSNLIIAIHMGAIGMVVALIVNLDEPFRGASGISPAPLAKSVGIVVPR, encoded by the coding sequence ATGGTGGATCAGATGACGTTGCTGCCGACGGGGCTATTGCTCGTCGGCATGGCGCTCGGCACGGCGGTGCTTGCCGTTGCCGTGGCCTGGCTCGCGCGCGTCGTCCTGTTCGACCGTCTCGCAGACCCGACGGAGGTGCGCGGCACCGTGGCCGACGTGGTCCACGGGAGCCTGCTGGCATTCATCGTCTTTGTGCTCGCCCATGTGCTGACCGATGTGCGGGCCAATCTCGGCCATGCCGACGATCAGGCGTTGCACGAAGCGTCGGTGGTGCGACGCCTCGATCGTGAGCTGAAAGCGGTAGGCGACGCCGACGCGCAGTCGGCACGTGTGCTGCTGCGTGGCTATGTGAGCTCCGCCGTCACGGACGAATGGAAGACGTTGAGTACCTCCGATCCCGATCTCTCGCCGGACACCGAAGCTGCGCTGACGGCGTTTGTCGGTGCCACGCGGCGCGTCATTGCCCGGCACGAAGACAGCGCGAGTTCGATACGTACGTTGCTGGATCGTCTCGAAGAGGCGAGACAGGGGCGGTTTGAAAACGCGACAAAGACGGTGCCGGGCGTGTTCTGGTGGGTCATCTCGTTGTTCATGCTCGCGGCGATGGCGATGAACGGCCGTTATCCAGGGTCTTGGAAGAGCAATCTCATCATCGCTATTCACATGGGCGCGATTGGAATGGTGGTCGCACTCATCGTGAATCTGGATGAGCCGTTTCGTGGGGCGTCAGGTATTTCGCCCGCGCCATTGGCGAAGTCGGTGGGGATCGTAGTGCCGCGCTGA
- a CDS encoding DUF6726 family protein produces the protein MRRWWALFAILPFVTSVAGCGLLAAPCRVVSAGLKIIPGVGGALATPTDACAAAID, from the coding sequence TTGCGTCGTTGGTGGGCGCTATTCGCGATTCTGCCGTTCGTGACGTCGGTGGCGGGATGTGGCTTGCTGGCGGCACCCTGCCGTGTGGTCTCGGCGGGGCTGAAGATCATTCCGGGGGTAGGGGGCGCGCTGGCGACGCCGACGGATGCGTGCGCAGCAGCAATCGACTGA
- a CDS encoding LysR family transcriptional regulator has protein sequence MDLLDDMRIFVSAVDAMSFTGAAAKLGLSKQFVSRRISSLEQSLGVRLLLRTTRRLAVTDLGRVYYERARRILDDVEAANLAVSSQGERPRGNLRVSAPMSFGTMFLSSAIPSFLTTYPDVTIELELNDRTVDIIGEGYDVAVRIGALADSSLIARTVAPMRMVTCVSPRYLEAHGAPQTPEDLSRHTLLPYGHSQRVSWHYSRDGQPLEIPVSGRLRVNNGELARDAAVAGLGVTWLPVFIVAPALLGGRLVTVLDDFEPPPSSIYVVYPQHRQASLVIRAFSDFLAAACGVAGTQW, from the coding sequence ATGGACCTGCTCGACGACATGCGCATCTTCGTCAGCGCCGTGGACGCCATGAGCTTTACCGGCGCGGCGGCGAAACTCGGACTCTCGAAGCAGTTCGTGAGCCGCCGCATCTCCTCGTTGGAGCAATCCCTCGGCGTACGCCTGCTGCTGCGTACGACCCGACGACTGGCCGTGACCGACCTCGGTCGGGTCTACTACGAGCGCGCCCGGCGCATCCTTGACGACGTAGAAGCCGCGAATCTGGCGGTGAGCAGTCAGGGGGAACGCCCACGCGGTAATTTGCGGGTGTCCGCCCCGATGTCGTTCGGGACGATGTTCCTCAGCTCGGCGATTCCGTCGTTTCTCACGACGTATCCCGACGTCACCATCGAACTCGAACTGAACGACCGCACGGTGGACATCATCGGCGAAGGTTACGACGTGGCGGTGCGCATCGGCGCGCTGGCCGACTCGTCGCTGATCGCCCGCACCGTCGCGCCCATGCGCATGGTCACTTGCGTCAGTCCCCGCTATCTCGAAGCCCACGGTGCGCCGCAGACGCCCGAAGACCTGAGCCGTCACACGTTGCTGCCCTACGGTCACAGCCAGCGCGTGAGCTGGCATTACTCGCGCGACGGGCAGCCGCTGGAAATTCCGGTGTCCGGGAGGCTTCGCGTGAACAACGGCGAGCTGGCGCGCGATGCGGCGGTCGCCGGGCTGGGTGTGACGTGGCTGCCGGTGTTTATCGTCGCCCCCGCGTTGCTGGGCGGTCGTCTCGTGACGGTGCTCGACGACTTCGAGCCGCCGCCGTCGTCGATTTATGTCGTCTACCCGCAGCATCGTCAGGCATCGCTCGTGATCCGGGCGTTTTCGGATTTTCTGGCGGCCGCGTGCGGTGTCGCGGGTACGCAGTGGTGA
- a CDS encoding alpha/beta fold hydrolase → MFNRLWRYVSAALFASLVIGRAAHAITPEAAPVTIPHGAMVERQPLKADYGLPEAGEQFSIRYSSIDGVGGIEAREDTGAVFLPKGPTPPGGWPVVVWAHGTVGIASKCAPSLNVRSTRDIQYLGTWLSLGFAVVAPDYAGLGSQGLHHYLNARAEAYSVLDSLLAARSVFPLQNRVIFVGQSQGAHAAFAAAGFQPIYAPDVRVIATVLTGTPYFNAQTSAATLFAGQPDPGAPDPKIPYAMYIFLSAADRDPSLNPAKYFSPQALPVLDEARTLCIDTLTDHSTAAGLNAGNSMQPGIQKLLDSQTPSLRYPTLSIKHPVFIGMGTEDIDVPVIMQKAFARDVAKAGTKTTVRMYDGLDHDATVNPSLRDSVPFILQLMSTKRRASAQ, encoded by the coding sequence ATGTTCAATCGCCTGTGGCGCTATGTCAGTGCCGCCCTGTTCGCCAGTCTGGTCATCGGCCGCGCCGCACACGCGATCACGCCCGAGGCCGCACCCGTCACCATTCCGCACGGCGCGATGGTCGAGCGGCAGCCGCTGAAAGCCGACTACGGACTCCCGGAAGCCGGTGAGCAATTCAGCATCCGTTACAGTTCCATTGACGGTGTCGGCGGCATCGAAGCCCGCGAAGACACCGGTGCCGTGTTCCTGCCCAAAGGACCGACACCGCCCGGCGGTTGGCCGGTCGTGGTCTGGGCACATGGCACGGTCGGCATTGCCAGCAAGTGCGCGCCGTCGCTCAACGTGCGCAGCACGCGCGACATTCAGTATCTCGGTACCTGGCTGTCGCTCGGCTTTGCCGTCGTCGCCCCCGACTACGCGGGTCTTGGTTCGCAGGGGCTGCATCACTATCTGAACGCCCGTGCCGAAGCGTACAGCGTGCTGGACAGCCTGCTCGCGGCCCGCAGCGTCTTTCCGTTGCAGAACCGTGTGATCTTCGTCGGGCAATCGCAGGGGGCTCACGCCGCGTTCGCCGCAGCGGGCTTTCAGCCGATATACGCCCCGGACGTGAGGGTCATCGCCACCGTTCTCACCGGCACGCCGTATTTCAACGCACAGACATCCGCCGCCACCCTTTTTGCGGGTCAGCCCGATCCGGGCGCGCCGGACCCGAAGATTCCGTACGCGATGTACATCTTCCTGTCCGCAGCCGACCGCGATCCGTCGTTAAATCCCGCGAAGTACTTCTCCCCGCAGGCGTTACCGGTACTCGATGAGGCCCGCACACTGTGCATCGATACGCTGACCGATCACTCGACGGCCGCAGGTCTGAACGCCGGGAACAGCATGCAACCGGGTATCCAGAAACTGCTGGACAGCCAGACGCCGTCGCTGCGCTATCCGACGCTCAGCATCAAACATCCGGTGTTCATCGGCATGGGAACGGAGGACATCGACGTGCCGGTCATCATGCAAAAGGCATTCGCGCGGGATGTCGCCAAGGCAGGCACCAAGACCACCGTGCGCATGTACGACGGACTCGATCACGACGCGACGGTCAACCCGTCCCTGCGCGACTCGGTGCCGTTCATCCTGCAACTGATGTCGACGAAAAGGCGTGCATCCGCACAATAA
- a CDS encoding DUF1653 domain-containing protein has translation MFSNVPAASMESTPEIEAFRPGVYRHYKGNCYLALGIARADETNEPVVVYTRLYPREGLPMSTRLLRIWNEPVMTEKGPVPRFTYIGHTTPAV, from the coding sequence ATGTTTTCGAATGTGCCAGCGGCGTCGATGGAATCGACGCCCGAAATCGAGGCGTTTCGCCCCGGTGTCTATCGTCACTACAAAGGGAATTGCTATCTCGCGCTGGGCATCGCCCGTGCCGACGAGACGAACGAACCTGTCGTCGTCTACACACGGCTCTATCCGCGTGAAGGCTTGCCGATGAGCACGCGGTTGCTGCGCATCTGGAATGAACCGGTGATGACGGAGAAGGGCCCGGTGCCGCGTTTCACGTACATCGGTCATACGACGCCGGCGGTGTGA
- a CDS encoding GNAT family N-acetyltransferase, whose protein sequence is MPGPERCPDIVLREAREADIDALTQLLMQTYRTTWAPMLRPEVAAAFASGERTRAYVQAHWLEFVVAVPIASDDEVVGMVHVVGDFIDALHVTPSQQRRGVGALLLAHAESKMRSLGHPLARLETDTFNVQSRTFYVRNGYREVATYPDEAWDSGFTTVLLTKAL, encoded by the coding sequence ATGCCTGGTCCTGAACGTTGTCCCGACATCGTGCTGCGCGAAGCGCGCGAGGCCGATATCGATGCGCTCACACAACTCCTCATGCAGACGTATCGCACGACATGGGCACCGATGCTGCGCCCTGAGGTGGCGGCGGCATTCGCCTCCGGTGAACGCACGCGAGCCTATGTGCAGGCACATTGGCTTGAATTCGTGGTGGCTGTCCCGATTGCGTCGGATGACGAAGTCGTCGGCATGGTGCACGTGGTGGGTGATTTCATCGATGCCCTGCACGTGACGCCTTCACAGCAGCGACGCGGTGTCGGCGCGTTGCTGCTCGCGCATGCGGAATCGAAAATGCGCTCGCTTGGCCACCCGCTCGCACGACTCGAGACCGACACGTTCAACGTGCAGAGCCGCACGTTTTATGTCCGCAACGGGTATCGGGAAGTCGCCACCTATCCGGACGAGGCGTGGGACAGCGGCTTCACCACGGTGCTGCTGACGAAAGCGCTTTAG
- a CDS encoding DUF72 domain-containing protein: MTIRTGTSSWTDPTLIACGRFYPPGVDTPAARLRHYASRFDLVEVDSSYYRLPDADIAWRWTQRTPPTFRFHIKAFRAFTGHNTPLAALPSDIAQALPSREAQHRRAPPESAQIAATDIPVELRDELWRRYLEAVEPLRQSGQLTAIHFQFSPRVQNDRAGRALVFETARRLDGERHAIEFRHRSWFDTPSREAATLAMLRETGAAHTIVDSPCGFDNTVPAVWATTRDDLCVVRLHGRNAAAWNRRGVTASSGRFVYEYSASELIDISARVERIAALADDTHVLFNTNHEDQGMKNASAFERALADLARLRA, from the coding sequence ATGACAATCCGCACCGGCACGTCGTCCTGGACCGACCCCACGCTCATCGCGTGCGGACGGTTCTACCCACCGGGCGTCGATACACCGGCCGCGCGCCTGCGCCACTACGCGTCCAGGTTTGATCTCGTCGAGGTCGACAGCAGCTATTACCGGCTGCCCGACGCCGATATTGCCTGGCGATGGACGCAGCGCACGCCCCCCACCTTTCGCTTTCACATCAAGGCGTTTCGCGCCTTTACCGGGCACAACACCCCCCTCGCCGCGTTGCCGTCCGATATCGCTCAGGCGTTACCGTCACGTGAAGCGCAGCACCGCCGCGCGCCGCCGGAAAGCGCACAAATTGCCGCCACCGACATACCTGTCGAGTTGCGCGACGAGTTGTGGCGACGTTATCTCGAAGCCGTCGAGCCGTTGCGCCAAAGCGGGCAACTGACGGCCATCCACTTTCAGTTCTCGCCAAGGGTGCAAAACGACCGCGCCGGACGCGCCCTCGTTTTCGAGACCGCGCGACGGCTCGACGGGGAGCGCCATGCCATCGAATTTCGTCACCGTAGCTGGTTCGATACGCCATCGCGCGAGGCGGCCACGCTCGCCATGCTGCGCGAGACGGGCGCAGCACACACCATCGTCGACAGTCCCTGCGGATTCGACAACACCGTGCCCGCCGTATGGGCCACGACGCGCGACGACCTGTGCGTCGTTCGTCTGCACGGACGCAATGCCGCCGCGTGGAACCGGCGGGGCGTCACGGCCTCGTCGGGTCGCTTCGTCTACGAGTACAGCGCGAGTGAGCTGATCGATATTTCGGCGCGCGTCGAACGGATCGCCGCGCTCGCCGACGACACGCATGTGCTCTTCAACACCAATCACGAAGATCAAGGGATGAAAAACGCGTCTGCGTTTGAACGTGCCCTCGCCGATCTGGCTCGCCTGCGTGCTTAA
- a CDS encoding HdeD family acid-resistance protein: MVRLILLLLGVNYLRRRARALIWIGAIFFAFGMALIVDALDGVVHFPLKVFAWLLLLEGLATLAIATIGVGGQRLVRGLKGGTFTVAALLVLLFDQHNGNFWLSMLFGTLFLADGLLQCVAAYVVRYPRWAWAIAGGALEIVVAIFFYQPYPTHYKGTLPYAIGLGLVFTGWNVLVLAMRARRMRGDFRVEQILGSPEDKRRLWSERPRAPRWDGPPTDSEPALTVHVWTPSGSSKAPARRHPVIDRYIAAVDKNGVISTGHAALESHEGVYVSLYPAKEIDRSPDQFGQLLRATRENDVPGTFQPNYATESKAWCPSTVKVRIRNYSPQQLSAFWQTYQQNTTYNLTHRNCSSSVAKALEAAIEGRVGQLHDGGDAGWWTFVRLWLTPELWVAAQLRKRAKTMAWTPGLVLDYARAVSMLVDPRPFGWITMTSLALRRMRRSRRAWREAEQAAASQAQNATQASHASHG, from the coding sequence TTGGTACGTCTGATTCTGTTATTGCTTGGCGTGAATTATTTGCGTCGCCGGGCCCGGGCGCTGATCTGGATCGGCGCGATCTTCTTCGCGTTCGGCATGGCGTTGATCGTCGACGCGCTCGACGGCGTCGTGCACTTCCCACTGAAGGTCTTCGCGTGGCTGCTGCTGCTCGAAGGATTGGCGACGCTTGCCATCGCTACCATCGGCGTGGGCGGTCAGCGTCTCGTACGGGGGCTAAAGGGCGGCACCTTTACTGTTGCGGCACTGCTGGTCCTGCTGTTCGATCAACACAACGGCAACTTCTGGTTGTCGATGCTCTTCGGCACGCTGTTCCTCGCCGATGGCCTGCTGCAATGCGTGGCGGCGTACGTGGTGCGCTATCCACGCTGGGCGTGGGCCATTGCAGGCGGTGCGCTGGAAATCGTCGTCGCGATTTTCTTCTATCAGCCCTACCCGACGCACTACAAGGGCACCCTGCCGTACGCCATCGGGCTTGGACTCGTCTTCACCGGGTGGAACGTACTCGTGCTGGCCATGCGGGCGCGTCGCATGCGCGGCGATTTCCGCGTCGAACAAATTCTCGGCAGCCCGGAAGACAAGCGCCGCCTGTGGAGCGAGCGTCCCCGTGCACCGCGCTGGGACGGCCCGCCCACCGACTCCGAGCCGGCGCTCACGGTGCACGTGTGGACGCCGTCCGGGTCGTCCAAAGCACCGGCACGCCGTCACCCGGTCATCGATCGCTACATCGCGGCCGTCGACAAGAACGGCGTGATTTCGACGGGGCACGCGGCGCTGGAGAGTCACGAGGGCGTGTACGTGAGCCTTTACCCCGCCAAGGAAATCGACCGCTCGCCGGACCAGTTTGGACAGTTGCTGCGCGCGACGCGCGAGAACGACGTGCCCGGCACCTTCCAGCCGAACTACGCTACGGAGTCGAAGGCGTGGTGCCCATCGACGGTCAAGGTGCGTATTCGCAACTACAGCCCGCAGCAATTGAGCGCTTTCTGGCAGACATATCAGCAGAACACCACCTATAACCTCACGCACCGTAACTGCTCAAGCAGTGTGGCCAAGGCGCTCGAAGCCGCGATCGAGGGCCGTGTGGGGCAGTTGCACGACGGCGGCGATGCTGGCTGGTGGACGTTCGTCCGCCTGTGGCTTACGCCCGAATTGTGGGTGGCCGCCCAACTGCGCAAGCGCGCGAAGACGATGGCCTGGACACCGGGTCTGGTGCTCGATTACGCGCGTGCAGTGAGCATGCTGGTGGATCCGCGCCCGTTCGGCTGGATTACGATGACCTCACTGGCGCTGCGCCGCATGCGTCGCTCGCGCCGCGCATGGCGTGAGGCCGAGCAGGCCGCCGCATCGCAAGCGCAGAACGCGACGCAGGCATCGCACGCCTCGCACGGCTGA
- a CDS encoding DMT family transporter, whose product MQLDGLALRRHGATLLFVLLWSGGALAAKWGLAHASAFAFLVIRLGVAFAALTLIALTRRQWWPARGTGWQVAGTGVLLIGGYQASYLLALASGITPGALATVLGVQPILTLVALERRHSARRLLGLAVALVGLALVVAQSLMSARLSAAGSVWALTALACMTLGTLAQKGSRQTPLDVLPLQYAVGLALALLVAPTQPWHIDGTVGFWLPLLYMGLVISVGATLLLYRMIASGNLVTVTSLFYLVPVVTALLDWGIFGHRPTALAVAGTAAILMGLRLALR is encoded by the coding sequence ATGCAACTCGATGGTCTTGCATTGCGCCGACATGGCGCGACGCTCTTATTTGTTCTCTTGTGGAGCGGCGGCGCACTGGCCGCCAAATGGGGGCTGGCGCACGCGTCGGCGTTCGCCTTTCTCGTCATTCGTCTGGGGGTCGCGTTCGCAGCGCTCACGCTGATCGCACTGACCCGTCGCCAATGGTGGCCCGCACGCGGCACCGGCTGGCAGGTCGCGGGCACCGGTGTTTTGCTCATTGGCGGCTATCAGGCGTCGTATCTGCTCGCACTCGCCAGCGGCATCACACCGGGGGCACTGGCGACGGTGCTTGGCGTCCAGCCGATTCTCACCCTCGTGGCGCTGGAGCGGCGTCATAGTGCGCGACGTCTGCTGGGGCTGGCGGTCGCACTGGTCGGGCTAGCGCTCGTCGTCGCACAAAGCCTGATGTCGGCACGGCTATCGGCGGCGGGGTCCGTGTGGGCGCTCACGGCGCTCGCCTGCATGACGCTTGGCACGCTCGCGCAAAAAGGGTCGCGACAAACGCCCCTTGACGTGCTGCCGCTGCAATATGCCGTCGGGCTGGCGCTGGCATTGCTCGTCGCGCCGACGCAGCCGTGGCACATCGACGGCACCGTCGGCTTCTGGCTGCCGCTGCTTTACATGGGCCTCGTGATTTCGGTCGGCGCGACGTTGCTGCTTTACCGGATGATCGCGTCCGGCAATCTGGTGACGGTGACGAGCCTGTTCTATCTGGTGCCCGTGGTGACCGCGCTGCTCGACTGGGGCATCTTCGGGCACCGGCCGACGGCGCTGGCCGTCGCGGGCACCGCCGCCATTCTGATGGGCCTGCGGCTGGCGCTCCGGTAG